In Aspergillus nidulans FGSC A4 chromosome II, the genomic stretch ATATCCCTTGGCTTGAGACCGGTTCTCGAACAAACCAGCAATATATCAAATACAGAACGGAGGCGATCCGCCACGGCACGGTGAGAAACAAGTTTCTCCAGAGGTATGTATCTTTGTCTTTTTATCTGGCTCTCCGCTAACCAATCTAGTGCTGCTCAAGCGTGGAATAGGAATGACGCTAGAGCTGCAAAAGCTTTGTCGCTGCGCGGCCAGGCCGAAAATGAAGCCATGCGTAAATGCCATCGCGAAGCCGCCCGGCAGCTCTACGAAGAGCGCAACAAACACCTTCTAAACGCCGGCCTAGATGACGCATCCGAAGAACTATACGTTGATCTTCACGGCCTACACCCCGAAGAAGCAATTGAATACCTCGAGAAAATCCTTCTCAAGCATGCGCGAGAAGGCCGGCGGATTATCTATGCCATTACCGGCACAGGCCACCACTCCAAGAACGGTAAGGATAAAATCGGAAAAGCAGTCAAGGCGTGGCTCAACGAGTGGAAATACCTTTTCCGAGAGTTCAGCGTGCCCGGGGAACGAGGCGGCTACGTTGGTGGGATCCTGGGAATTGACCCTTCCAGCTATGATAAGACTTTAGCGAAGAATCTCGAGGCGGAGGCAAATGGTGACGAGGACGCGAGTCAACCTGTTCTTACAATGGGCAAGATCCAGCTCCTTAAGCGTGGGGATATAGAATCGCAGCAGTGAGAATACAGATATTATACTATACATCGTATAATGTAGATTGAGGTGTGGTATCGCTTCGCAACGGTGTACGAAGATATATATAACCGAGCTTCAGCTATTAGTTTAACCGGTCTCCATATCACTTAACAGAAACCGGAAGCATATTGAGTTCCTATGCTAGATGCCGTCTGCATCACTATATTTGTAAATACTTTATTCAGGTTCCTGTCCGCTCCACTTGGCCCTCAAGGCACCGACATCAACCCCGCAATCCTCCGCCTTTCTAACAATCGCTTTCGCTTTCTCCGCAACCGGCACATCAATCATCTTCCCATCAAGCGTCCAGGCACCCCTGCCCTGCCTCGCAGCCTTCTCATCCGCAACCACAACCCTAATCGCCCAGTtaacttcctcctcatcaggcCCATATATCCGCTGCACAGTCTCAACCTGCGACGGATGAATGCACTGTTTCCCATTAAACCCTAGCCCCCGACCGCCACGGcattcctcttccagctgagCTGGCGGCTTACCATCACCACTGTTGGACTTATAGGTCGTGCAGACGAGATCGATCGTTGAAGGGAGGTTGGCGGCGCGCGCGGCGGTGGCGATTGCGGAGCGGGCAAAGAGGAATTCTGTGAGTGAGGGAGTGCGCGTGAGAGATAGGTCCAGCGCGAAGTCTTCGGCTGCGAAGATCAGGCCTTGCAAGAGAGGTGTGGCGGATGTGATGCTCGTTAGATTGGTGAGGGATTTCGCGGACTCAACCAGTGCCAAGAGCGAGATGGGTGATTTCGTTACAGGCAGACCCTGCGCTTCTTGCTGGGCTAGTGTATGTGTTATTACATCGTTGACGAAGGTCAGGTCCGACGCGGAGTTAACTTTCGGGATCACAATTGTGGAGAGATTTGGAGACTTGAGCTGCACAGTTTATTAGCTATCTAGCTAGACAGCGAGAGCTTACGGCATGTGCAGCGACGTACAACTTCCGTCAGATCCGCCAGTGCCAGTCCACTGTCGACCGAGTTAATGCGCACTGCGCGCTCGCGGATACTGGGGGGTGCGGGCTCATCCAGGGCTCTCCGCACCAGCGACCGCGCTTCGGCTTTCTTGTGCGGGGTGACGCTGTCTTCGAGGTCGTAGGCGACGCAATCAGCCGTAAGAGAGCGCGATTTGGTGATAAAGCGCTGCGATGAGCCGGGGACTGCGGGTGCCTCATGCGTTAGCTGTGTTTAACTAAACCCCAGGTTTTACAGGGAAATGCGGGGAGAGCTGTGATGTACTGTAGAGGAGAGCGCGGCGGAGGGTGTTTCTGGCTGCCATTATGGCTTTTCCCTGTAAATATTACTTGATTGCCTTCAGAAGTGAGCCTGTCAAATGGTCAGAAAGAAGCATTAAGATAATGTCGAGTGTTGGAGAGATTGACATCCTCGGCGATGAGGCGGCGGAGACAACAGGAGCATAAAGGCTTCTCCAAGCTAGGGCCGCCCATGTACGCGAGATTACCGCGCTGCCTCGACATTTGAGGTAAAGCTGGCAGCGCCGGACACAAACTCAGGCATTATACGGAGTCCTCATCATAGGATACAGCTCAGCACAGCGAGATGCATATTTCTAACTTATTTAAGTCCTTATGGAACGCCGCTTCGACCATGACGCGGCGCACGCTATTCTGCCGACCATCGATTCTCACCGCCCTAGGTAAAGACACGCAACGCAACAGCATCGTCTCAAACCTCTCACTCTCGATAGCGAGGGCAGCGGCTGTTGCCACGAACGGGAAAAAGCACGAAATTGACACACGACCTTATCTGATATCTTGTCACTAAGCGGGCTCTTGTACCCGGACCCGTCACCATGGAGCAACAACCTCTCAACTCGCAACCTCAACAAGGAGACTTGAATTGGCGACTCAGCGCCCACCCAATCACCCTCCTCACTTTCCTCGGCTTCCGCCTGGGAGCATTGCTGATGTATCTCTTCGGCGTGCTTTTTATAAACAACTTGTACatcctgccctttccctGCAGCCCAGCCGTGCCAGAGCAATCGTTCTAACAATGCCACTTCTGCAGCATCCTTGTCTTCATCctgaccctcctcctcctcagcgcaGACTTCTACTACCTCAAGAACATCGCTGGTCGACGCCTCGTCGGCCTCCGCTGGTGGAACGAAGTCAACACCACCACCGGTGACTCGCACTGGGTGTTTGAATCCGCAGACCCGAACACACGCACCATCGCGGCAACGGATAAgcgcttcttctggctgagTCTCTACGTTGCGCCGGCGCTGTGGATTGGCTTGGGCATATTGGCCATCGTCAGGCTGAATAGTGTGATTTGGTTGAGTCTGATTGGTACGTATACCTTTTCTACGCAAACACAGATCCGGATTCGCGGTGGTTGGAAGGGTGCTGATTTGTTCCGTGTAGCGATTGCGCTGGTTCTGACGATCACGAATACGACTGCATTCTCCCGCTGTGACCGCTTTAGCCAGGCGTCGACATATGCGAATAGTGCGTTTGGAGGCACAATTGTTTCGAATCTTGCGGGAGGGTTGATGGGGAGGCTGTTCCGTTAGACAATAGGGTTGTCACTGTCCCTCCTATGGAGCTAGCATAGCTGGCTCGGCGGGTTAGTGGGTCGGGGGTTGTTTCTCAACCATGTGCAATCAATCAATTCATTGTGTTAGTATGCTACTGGATAGCGAACTCAATTGCATGGCAGTTATTCGAGTCAATGTGTATTGGTTGTTTACTCCCTACGGCGAAGATAATCATGAACGGTTGCTGAATCTACCTGTAGTGTTATCTCTCACGGAGTCTCCTATCACTTTCAAACCTCCCGTATTCTGCGCAGACGAGATTTAAGCCGAGCTCTTGTGTCAGAACTTGATTGACGCCTACCTGTGGCGAATTGACTTCGTCTTTGAAAATCAGGCCGGCGAGGCCTGGGGCTGCTCAATACCAAAATAAGGGGCCCTCAAGAATTGCACCCTAAGCGAAGATAGAAATACGATCCTTCCATCGGAACTGCAGTACTGTTCAAGTGAGAAACGGTATAGTCAAAGAGCCGCATGCCGGCCGCTCGAGCAACTAGATAATAAAGGTATCGAACAGATATATGACGTATGATGAAGTACTCTGTAGCCATAAAGCCAAAACACATATAAACAAACAGATCACCCATCTTGCCGAAGGGGTAGATGTGTAATTTGAAAGGCGAGTAGAGCTCAAACTATGGGCGTATGAACTTTGCCTGCATAAACTTGCAATGATGGCTGAGCGACTCAGTAGTGCAGTCCCACACCTGGGCCTACTTAAGATCGACTGGCTAAGTCGGATTCGAGGCATTTTCTTTCGTGAATGTTGCATCATGGGAAGGTGCTGTAAGACCAGTTAGTCCTGTCTGGGTGAAAAGCAACATCAACTTGCATATACCAATGCGCTGGGCAACGACGGAACTACCATCCGCAGAGcaatcattatcatcatggcAGTGATAACCCCCTAATATCTTGAAGCCTTTCGAGGTGCAAGAGGCGGAGGACCTGGAGGTTTTATGAAGGTAGGTGTTTTGGTATTCTCCCCAACTGCAGCGAGCGGCTCTCGAGAAACACGAAGTAATCGTGCATCTAGCGGTTCCTGGTACGGACATTGCCGAGTTTCACTAGGTGAGGTCTGGGGCCTATGCAGCGAGGGTGTTCACTTCTCTATCATGCTATGAAGCTCGATGATCTGGGCTTTGGAGAGAGTACTACTATAAAGCAACTGACTGCCACCATCAGACTGTCCGCACAGGACGCACGCTACCGAAAAGAGCGAGGGAGGCTCATTTAATTGAGGGTAACAAGTATCAAGTTGTTGATATCCAACAGAGACTCTTTGGCGTAGACGTGGGAAGGGCCGCTTAAACATAAGTTCAGCGTCTATCTTAATTGCGGCTATTCTTGCTAACACAAGACTAGAGGACGGGGCTACGGAGGCAGCACTCTGTTTAATATTTATACGATCTCAGGCTGTATAGTCTCCAGCCAAGCTGGCCTGCAGAGTGAAGAATTGATGTCGTACGCGTTTTATGGTGGTGCATCTTCGTTAAGGAATGTTATATCTGTACTCTGAGAATCAGCCGCTTCATTTTGACCAAACGGCACTTTATTCTGACCATGAGCAATTGGGTTGGTAGAGGGGAGTGAAGGGCTGGGAACCAGACAGCCCTGTCTTCATTTTCCGTGCTAAACTCGCCGTGCTGATATACACCTGCACAATTTACACGAAGATGTTCGGCCTGGGGCAGGACACAGTGTTGCCCATTCTGAGGCAACGCATGGTTTCATTGGGCAACTGGTATTTAATAGGGTCAAAGAGCTGCGCTGTAAGCATCTCGTCCAGAATGGGTTTGTGTTGACTTTCCAGGTAATAAATGGGCCATGAAACTATCGAGATTATCCATTGGGCCGATCAATGCTGGTATATCTGGCAGGTATTAAGATCCTGGAACGGACCGTGGCTTGTATATGAGCCGGCCTATTATTGTCCCTACAAATGCTAATAGCATAACGTCTGGACAATACCAGACGCATATTACATTGTCCCTAGAGTACACGTCATAATCGTCCCTTACTCTTACCCTTCGCCTTCAATTCGCAAACCAACTTCCAGACCCCTTCCGCCGTCGGCCACGCCATAGCCCCGAACTCCCTCGCTGAGGCACTACTCGCCTGCCTCCGGGCATACCTCGCCGCAATACCCTGCATGATAACGGCGCCACGGAAGCCCGCGAACGCTCGTCCCCAGGCTAAGTCGCTCCGCACATCATAGCCAGACTGCCGATAGAGTAGTAGGCAATCCTCTAGACTGGGCAAGCCGCTCGCTTCCAGGTTAGATTCGGGTATGGGAGGACTAAGACTCGAAGGAGTATTGTCGACACCCCAGGTATGCGGAAGAAAAGGTGCGACGAGACTGACAACATCCGAAAGGGGATGGCCTAGCGTCGCCATCTCCCAGTCTAAGACACCGATAACGCGGGGTTCCGTCTTGTGGAAGATAAGGTTGTCAATCTTGTAGTCGCCATGGACGATGGTCGTCCTGTCCTTTGGCTGGTTTGCTGGTTCTGCAAAAAAGGAGGCCATCTCTTCTAGGTGGGAGAGAGGGCCGATGGGGACGCCGGTCTCGACGTCTGTCGTCGTAGCTTGGTGTCTGCTCAACGAAGTAAATGTTCTGACTTGCCGCCGGTAGAAGCCCGAGTTCTTGCCCAGGTTCTCCAGGCCAAGGGCGCTGTAAGAGAGGGTATGTAGATTCATGAGCGTGGTGATTGCGGAGCGCCACCTGCATCTTTCATTAGCATTCCACATCAACTTTTTTGgtttctcctctccttttttttttttttgcatgCGAGCATATGAAACGTATAGGAAAGGACATACATCGCGCCTCTCTCACGGGCAGAAACCCCCGGCATCAACGGGTCCGTAAAAACCCGGCCATCCAGGAATTCCATGATGTAGAATGCGGTCCCAATAACACTCTCGTCTTCGCATAAGACGTATACCCTGGGAATCGGGACATTTGTATCCCTCAGCGCATGGAGAATGCGGTACTCGCGCTCGACCTGATGTGCTGTCTTGGAGAGGAGCTGCCCGGGGGGTTTCTTGCGGAGGACGTAGCGACGGCCTTCGCTCTGAGGGGTCAGGAGGTAGGTCGGATTGGACTGGCCGAAACCGAACTATCTCGTTTAATTGTGAGCGTaaactggaagaagagagactGGCCGGCGTACCTGTTTCACCTCTATAGGTGTTGATATATGCGGGACATTGTTATTGATATACCTTTCTAGAGAAGGGATGTCAATTCCTTGGCGAACAGGACCTGCCATTTCTGCAGCAGTCTTGTCTTTAAGGCTAATGAACAGCCGACCTAGGTAGATGAGATATATAGTAGGTAAACGGGGTCAAGGTAATCCCTACCCCTCCTGCTGGATCACTTATACCTCGGATGCCGAGAAGCCGTCAGATCGTATCCTGAGAGGGGAGCGGGGTTTCCTGTATTATACACTTGAGAGGCGACTCATGCGATGGTTCTATTAT encodes the following:
- a CDS encoding phosphotransferase family protein (transcript_id=CADANIAT00005169) → MAGPVRQGIDIPSLERYINNNVPHISTPIEVKQFGFGQSNPTYLLTPQSEGRRYVLRKKPPGQLLSKTAHQVEREYRILHALRDTNVPIPRVYVLCEDESVIGTAFYIMEFLDGRVFTDPLMPGVSARERGAMWRSAITTLMNLHTLSYSALGLENLGKNSGFYRRQVRTFTSLSRHQATTTDVETGVPIGPLSHLEEMASFFAEPANQPKDRTTIVHGDYKIDNLIFHKTEPRVIGVLDWEMATLGHPLSDVVSLVAPFLPHTWGVDNTPSSLSPPIPESNLEASGLPSLEDCLLLYRQSGYDVRSDLAWGRAFAGFRGAVIMQGIAARYARRQASSASAREFGAMAWPTAEGVWKLVCELKAKGTIIGRLIYKPRSVPGS
- a CDS encoding HpcH/HpaI aldolase/citrate lyase family protein (transcript_id=CADANIAT00005167) produces the protein MAARNTLRRALLYIPGSSQRFITKSRSLTADCVAYDLEDSVTPHKKAEARSLVRRALDEPAPPSIRERAVRINSVDSGLALADLTEVLKSPNLSTIVIPKVNSASDLTFVNDVITHTLAQQEAQGLPVTKSPISLLALVESAKSLTNLTSITSATPLLQGLIFAAEDFALDLSLTRTPSLTEFLFARSAIATAARAANLPSTIDLVCTTYKSNSGDGKPPAQLEEECRGGRGLGFNGKQCIHPSQVETVQRIYGPDEEEVNWAIRVVVADEKAARQGRGAWTLDGKMIDVPVAEKAKAIVRKAEDCGVDVGALRAKWSGQEPE
- a CDS encoding DUF846 domain-containing protein (transcript_id=CADANIAT00005168), encoding MEQQPLNSQPQQGDLNWRLSAHPITLLTFLGFRLGALLMYLFGVLFINNFILVFILTLLLLSADFYYLKNIAGRRLVGLRWWNEVNTTTGDSHWVFESADPNTRTIAATDKRFFWLSLYVAPALWIGLGILAIVRLNSVIWLSLIGTYTFSTQTQIRIRGGWKGADLFRVAIALVLTITNTTAFSRCDRFSQASTYANIIRVNVYWLFTPYGEDNHERLLNLPVVLSLTESPITFKPPVFCADEI